GTGTCCGCGCGGGAGGTACTCACATCTCGTCGACGGGGCGCACCTCGACCTTGCCGTCGGGCATGGGGAAGCTGCGTGCCAGCTCGAGCGCGGCGTCGAGATCCGGGACGTTCACCACGGCGTAGCCGCCGACGGCCTCCTTCGCCTCGAGCAGCGGGCGGTCGATCAGCGTGGAGGATCCCCGGTCGAGCACGACGGTGGTCGCGGTGTGGGGCTCTCGGAGCTTGTACGCCTCGACGATGGTGCCGTCGGCGTAGTACTTGGCGAACCACTCGCCGATCTGGCCGAAGATGGCTGCCTTGTCGT
This region of Acidimicrobiales bacterium genomic DNA includes:
- a CDS encoding YciI family protein — protein: MKYVLLLTRGAWQDEASDDDKAAIFGQIGEWFAKYYADGTIVEAYKLREPHTATTVVLDRGSSTLIDRPLLEAKEAVGGYAVVNVPDLDAALELARSFPMPDGKVEVRPVDEM